The following proteins come from a genomic window of Gossypium raimondii isolate GPD5lz chromosome 5, ASM2569854v1, whole genome shotgun sequence:
- the LOC105769810 gene encoding uncharacterized protein LOC105769810 yields the protein MASTSAVSMALPLTRATQNRVPASEAFFKPLPLKPSGAIPTTTSNGRLQVKAAASSLKDKAVTGLTAAAITTSMVIPEVAQAADGVSPSLKNFLLSIVAGGVVLVAIVGAVIGVSNFDPVKRT from the coding sequence ATGGCTTCCACTTCAGCAGTTTCAATGGCTCTGCCACTAACTCGTGCTACCCAAAACAGGGTGCCTGCCTCTGAAGCTTTCTTTAAGCCGTTGCCACTCAAGCCATCGGGGGCAATCCCAACTACAACATCCAATGGAAGGCTTCAAGTCAAGGCTGCTGCTTCTTCACTCAAGGACAAGGCAGTCACAGGATTGACAGCTGCTGCAATCACAACATCCATGGTCATCCCTGAGGTGGCTCAAGCTGCTGATGGAGTTTCCCCTTCTCTCAAGAACTTTTTGCTTAGCATTGTGGCTGGTGGTGTTGTGCTTGTTGCCATTGTTGGAGCTGTAATTGGTGTGTCCAACTTCGACCCTGTCAAGCGGACCTGA